Genomic DNA from Oscillatoria salina IIICB1:
TCCGGACTCAGTGAAAAGAGAACCAGCACAGCCTAAGTCCGTTGTAAGAAGGGTTATTGTCCCATTGCAGTTGGTGTGTGGAGGCTGTCGATTGGTAGTTACTGAAGCAAAAAAGAAGAAAAGCTATGGGTTTGCAATCTGTATCTTGCATAAATACTCGCGAATCTTCCCCGATTGAAATTACTCAAGAAGGACTGCGCTCGATTCTTAACCAAATTGAAACAGAATTGTTAGAGAGCGAAGTCTATCGTAGCACTTTGGCTGGTTTACAAACCATGTTGGGAGAAGCAGTTGATAACGCGCAAATTTTAGTAAAAGCAGTGGGACGAGAAGCGATTCGCTTAGCATTTCGCCAAATTGCGAAACAGTATAATTTTGTTCCTGTAGTCACCCAAACTGAAGATTTTTCATCCTCTGGGACAACTGTTGATTTTACTGAGGAAGTTACTACTGATACTGAGAAAGAAGATAAAATTGCTCGAAAATTAGAAACAGAACAGTTTGATTTAGAGCGAAGACCTTTGGGTGTAACTAAGGTGAGTAAAAAACTTACCAAAGCAGAACAGATAGCGCAAAAAGCAGTTCAAGAACGACAAGAGATTTTGAGTCAAATTGGTCAAAGATTACAACAAGCACGTCTTACCCAATCCCTTTCGGTACAACAGTTATATAATAAAACCCTTGTCCCCCATCATCATATTAAGGCAATCGAACAGGGTTGTCTGGAGGAACTACCGGAAGATGTGTATGTGCGGGGTTTTATTCGTCGGATGGCGAATGCGTTAGGATTTGATGGTGGTGCGATCGCTGC
This window encodes:
- a CDS encoding helix-turn-helix domain-containing protein, which produces MGLQSVSCINTRESSPIEITQEGLRSILNQIETELLESEVYRSTLAGLQTMLGEAVDNAQILVKAVGREAIRLAFRQIAKQYNFVPVVTQTEDFSSSGTTVDFTEEVTTDTEKEDKIARKLETEQFDLERRPLGVTKVSKKLTKAEQIAQKAVQERQEILSQIGQRLQQARLTQSLSVQQLYNKTLVPHHHIKAIEQGCLEELPEDVYVRGFIRRMANALGFDGGAIAASLPTPATSVVPSWYHQPKSPLSLELNSIHLYLGYAGLVAGAIGGLALISDRTTPQVDLDPASVSPTQEYAENDLQAELSELDRSAVGAEIAPPESF